Genomic window (Eriocheir sinensis breed Jianghai 21 chromosome 57, ASM2467909v1, whole genome shotgun sequence):
AACCTGCGGAAGGGGcgggaggtgagaggaggtgaGGCGGGGATTGATATGATATGATAGATTGTGTTTGGGTGAGGTGATGATGTGACGGAGAGCTTATGTTAGTTTGATGTGATGTGAGGTGAGCTAGGGTGATCTCCGAGTCTGGATGGGCCTTAGGGGTgatgtgtatttcaatatatgACTCAATTCTGAATCTGTGTAGTAAGGAAGTGAATGATCTTGCGATGGATCCGACACGCACCATTTCATTGAGGAAGAGTTGAGGCGCTGTGTAAGCTCCGCCCTTCTTCCCCAGCGTTGTCCccccatcgtcctcctcctcctgaaacagataaataaatgaatagaatgaatgaataggaaaaaattaagttgaaaaaaataaaataaacaaaaaacaagtatgaaaaatagtgaaaagttaataacaaacaaacaaagaatacaaaaaaaaaaaacaggagtgaaCGAACATATAGATAGTTGAATAGAAAACCCTTACCCTGTCTTCCGCCTCCTGATAGTGACCTGGGAatgaaccaacacacacacacacacacacacacacacacacacacacatacacacacacacacacacacacacacacacacagagttataTCTACCCCTTCAACCAATCAATGAAAAATATGGGTAAAATACATTGATATAtggtacacaaaaaaatatattaataaatggAAACAGTATCAAGAAAGAGAAGCCTAATTATGAAatacatcccccccctcccccccacccccccaaaaagagTGGGTATAAAATAGCAACTCataaaacatcaataaaaaaaaggaattacatGGATTTCCGACTAGCCGAGACAtgatataattacacacacacgcacacacacacacacacacacaaaaaaaaacatacataaataaataaataaataaaaataaataatgtagtatcaacaaataaatatataggaaaaataCGAAgttgaaaaattaaataaaaatgaaaaataataaaaccagaaaacagagtacaaaaaaaatgcatgaaaaacgtaaataaaaaaaaaaaaataaataaataaataaataaaaataaataatgtagtatcaacaaataaatatataggaaaaataCGAAgttgaaaaattaaataaaaatgaaaaataataaaaccagaaaacagagaagaaaaaaatccatgaaaaacgtaaataaaactaaaaaataaataaataaataaaaataaataaataatgtatatataggAAATATACGAAgttgaaaaattaaataaaaatgaaaaataataaaaccagaaAATGGAGTAGAAAAAAATCCATGAAAAACgtaaataaaactaaaaataaataaataaataaaaatccacTCACGTCGAGGTCATCCACGCCGATCGACTCCACATAGTTGGCGTATTTGTTGCCGTTGGAGATGTCGTAGATGTCGCTGTCGAAGTAGCCGCCCCCGTCCAGCCTCACCCGCTCCCCCTCCTTGGTCTGGCcctcccccccgccaccgccaccgccgccgccgcctcctggcTGCGGCGCGCCATTCTTGAGTCCCGCCTTTTTGTTTTGGATCTCCTGGATGTGTGCCTCCAAATCTGtggggaggagaataaaaagttaGCAATATATTTTTATCCAGAGGGGGCCGCAAATCGCCACCCTAAATTggcctctctctcggccactcttcacttttgtctgttgtgggcgcggtgagtagcaggcttttctATCTCCGCTCGATCTGAAAATGGCGTATGTAGGAAGACATGTGAAGGGCGAAcatcagggaggagagagtagtGTGCGAGAGACTCTTAGCGTCGTATTATGAGGCATCCcacagcccaagaacacatatttgacaaggctttcgtaggagtcgtgggcatttccaggggtagttttatgaccctggtggtagtgtgacccttcctctgtaccgtgaacctaagaaacacacatttgacaaggctttcgtaggagttgtgggcatttccaggggtagttttatgacccttcctctgtgccgtgaacctaagaaacacacatttgacaaggctttcgtaggagttgtgggcatttccaggggtagttttatgaccccagtggtagtgtgacccttcctctgtaccatgaacctaagaaacacacatttgacaaggctttcataggagtcgtgggcatttccaggggtagttttatgaccccagtggtagtgtgacccttcctctgtaccatgaacctaagaaacacacatttgacaaggctttcataggagttgtgggcatttccaggggtagatatatgacccttcttctgtaccatgaacctaagaaacacacatttgacaaggctttcgtaggagttgtgggcatttccaggggtagttatatgaccctggtggtagtgtgacccttcctctgtaccgtgaacctaagaaacacacatttgacaaggctttcgtaggagttgtgggcatttccaggggtagttttatgaccctggtggtagtgtgacccttcctctgtaccgtgaacctaagaaacacacatttgacaaggctttcataggagttgtgggcatttccaggggtagttatatgaccctggtggtagtgtgacccttcctctgtaccgtgaacctaagaaacacacatttgacaaggctttcataggagttgtgggcatttccaggggtagttatatgacccaggtggtagtgtgacccttcctctgtaccatgaacctaagaaacacacatttgacaaggctttcataggagttgtgggcatttccaggggtagatatatgaccctggtggtagtgtgacccttcttctgtaccgtgaacctaagaaacacacatttgacaaggctttcgtaggagttgtgggcatttccaggggtagttatatgacccaggtggtagtgtgacccttcctctgtaccgtgaacctaagaaacacacatttgacaaggctttcgtaggagttgtgggcatttccaggggtagttatatgaccctggtggtagtgtgacccttcctctgtaccgtgaacctaagaaacacacatttgacaaggctttcgtaggtgttatgggcatttccaggggtagttatatggccctggtggtagtgtgacccttcctctgtaccacgaacctaagaaacacacatttgacaaggctttcataggagttgtgggcatttccaggggtagttttatgaccctggtggtagtgtgacccttcctctgtaccacgaacctaagaaaaacacatttgacaaggctttcataggagttgtgggcatttccaggggtagttttatgaccttggtggtagtgtgacccttcctctgtaccgtgaacctaagaaacacgcatttgacaaggcttttataggagtcctgagcatttccaggggtagttatatgacccaggtggtagtgtgacccttcctctgtaccgtgaacctaagaaacacacatttgacaaggctttcgtaggagttgtgggcatttccaggggtagttttatgaccccggtggtagtgtgacccttcctctgtaccgtgaacctacagaaacactcattagaacccaactgacccccttctttgacctttagaaatagcgaATGTGAAAAGGGAAAGTCTCTTATAATCCCTACCACAGCATAACCCAACAATACTACATTATAGGCCTATCACCTCTTGAACATTCAACATCCCAGTAATAAGTAGTCTGCCATGGAATCAATTACCAGAGCGATGATTAGCGCATTTAAATCTACCAGAACAATATGATGTCAACTTgtggagtgagttgggtgtgattctagagaaaTACCAAACTCTCGCTCACCTACCTTATACCTGTGCAATGTCCAGGGAATACCAACCCAGTAATCCTTCGACAGGTAAGTACGCAGGTTAGATACAGGTGAAAtgaacaggtcaggtcaggtcaggtcaggtcaggtaactaTCTCCAAATTctcagcctccttcccttccttcctttccctgacatGACCTAACATTTCATCACTTGTTTTCTCACTAAATACCCTCGCTATGTTAATTACCGCCATACCATTAGTAGCAGGAAGGATTAAGGTTATTTGAGGTTGGAAGGCACAGGTGAGGAAGGcgtataaatgagagaaaaagcaaaaaaggtCAAAATTCTCAGCCTACCTATCAGACCTTTCCTTGACGACCTACTATTTAATCACTTGTTTTCTCATTAAATACCCTCGCTATCTTAACTACCCCCATACCATTAGTAGCAGGAAGGATTAAGGTTATTTGAGATTGGAAGGCACAGGTGAGGAAGGcgtataaatgagagaaaaatccaAAAAGGACAAAATATATCACCCTCTGTTGTGAACTCCCCGAGATGACCAGGCATTTAATCACTTGTTTTCTCATTAAATACCCTCGCTATCTTAATTACCCCCATACCATTAGTAGCAGGAAGGATTAAGGTTATTTGAGGAAGGAAGGCACGGATGAGGAAGGcgtataaatgagagaaaaagcaaaaaaggacAAAATTCTCAGCCTACCTATCAGACCTTTCCTTGACGACCTACTATTTCATCACTTGTTTTCTCATTAAATACCCTCGCTATCTTAATTACCCCCATACCATTAGTAGCAGGAAGGATTAAGGTTATTTGAGGaaggaaggcacaggtgaggaaggcgtataaatgagagaaaaatgcaAAAAGGACAAAATTATcggcctgcctcccttcccttccctgacatAGCCTAGCCTTTCATCACTTGTTTTCTCACTAAATACCCTCGCTATCTTAATTACCCCCATACCAAAAGTAGCAGGAAGGATTAAGGTTATTTGAGGTTGGAAGGCACAGGTTAGGAAGGcgtataaatgagagaaaaagcaaaaaaggacAAAATTTTCAGCCTACCTATCAGACCTTTCCTTGACGACCTACTATTTAATCACTTGTTTTCTCATTAAATACCCTTGCTATCTTAATTACCCCCATACCAAAAGTAGCAGGAAGGATTAAGGTTATTTGAGGaaggaaggcacaggtgaggaAGGCGCATAAAGGTGAGAAAAAGCCAAAAAGGACAAAATTATcggcctgcctcccttcccttccctgacatAACCTAGCCTTTTATCACTTGTTTTCTCACTAAATACCCTCGCTATCTTAATTACCCCCATACCATTAGTAGCAGGAAGGATTAAAGTTATATGACAGAGGCAGGCACAGGTGAGGAAGGcgtataaatgagagaaaaatccaAAAAGGACAACATTTCTCACCCTCCGTTGTGAACTTCCTGGCGGCCATTTTTGTTTATACTCGTCTGGCTGGTGATCGATTCCTCGCCGCCCTCAACATGGCTTCCCTTTACCGTATTTAAGGCCGGAATAGATGattaaatgaaggaaataatataaTGGGTTGAATTCACCGGCGAAATTAAATATGGGAGCCTTTTTAGCTATATTATGGGTCAGTATGGACTCGTGAAAGctatttgcatttatattttggattatttttctttctgtacgTCTAAATAATGCTTGTAAGTGACTAATTAATATCTAATTTAATATTTCTACTGGTAATATTAATAAATCTTTGCTTATTCCCCTTAAATAAGCCTATCACGCATAAGACCAGGCAAGGGAAACTGAGACATATATTTAGGCCTACGGGTTAAAAGTTACACTAAAATGAgttataaataatctaaataaaaaatgtaatataaataaatgtaagaattaaataaaaacacgaaggagggaagggaaaaaaaggaaagaatgggaagcaaGGGAAAATGGGCAAAATAATATATACACTCGCTAAAAATACATCAAAATTATATACTAAAGATCTAAATAAATCAtgtaatataaataaatgtaagtATTAAATaaaacacgaaggaaggaagggaaaaataaggaaagaaggggaagggaaagggaaaacgggcgaaataatataaatactcaCTCTAAAAACACACCTAAATTATATACTAAAGATCTAAATAAATCAtgtaatataaataaatgtaagtATTAAATaaaacacgaaggaaggaagggaaaaataaggaaagaagggaaagggaaaacggGCGAAATAATATAAAGACACACTCTAAAAACACACAAATTATTTACTAAAGATCTAAATAAATCAtgtaatataaataaatgtaagtATTAAATaaaacacgaaggaaggaagggaaaaaaaatgaaagaatgggaagggaaagggaaaacgggcgaaataatataaatactcactctaaaacacacataaattatttaCTAAAGGTCTAAATAAATCATGTAATATAAATAACAACAAGAATTAAATAAAACacgaagtaaggaagggaaagaggaaagaaaaagggaaaatgggcaaaataatataaatactctAAAAACACACTTAAATTATTTACTTAAAATCTAAATAaatcacaaaatatatataaaaaaacagcaagaaataacaaataaacgtacaacaataaactatcaatcaatcaatcaatcagtaaacgaaataaaggagaagagagagcaaggataAATAATATATACACGTTGAAAGACACCAAAATGAGTTacaaataatcaaaataaatcaaataacacaaaaaaacatcaacaatcaACTAAAAAGAACGTGAAGTTAACGAAATAaataatgggagagaaaagggaagggaagggaagggaggacaagggaaagACATATTGCTTGATCGATGTACACACGCGTTAGAAATATCCCATAATAACCTGTTAATGCTAGAAATAAATCAGGTAATACAAAAAACATCACCAATTAACTAAAACGTGAAATAAACTCCATAACTAAGGCAAATATTCTTAGCCCCGCGCTCCCTCTACCTCTTGGCTGTAAAGGTCCGCGTGGAAGGAAGAGTCTCCGGTTCAGCGCTGATTTTCTTAATTATCTCGACCGGGACGGCAAGGTGAGGCCCCACACCTGGCACACACACCTGCTACACACCTGGGCACACGTGGGGGTACATATATGGCGCGGGGGATGCATGTGTGGAGAGATATGGGGGGTGTTATAAGGCATGTGCTTGGAAAGGGCGGGAGATTGACTGgatgatggaggtggatgagagggTATTACTGGATGCTGGAGGTGGATGAGAGGGTATTACTGGATGCTGGAGGTGGATGAGAGGGTATTACTGGATGCTGGAGGTGGATGAGAGGGTATTACTGgatgatggaggtggatgagagggTATTACTGgatgatggaggtggatgagagggTATTACTGgatgatggaggtggatgagagggTATTACTGgatgatggaggtggatgagagggTATTACTGgatgatggaggtggatgagagggTATTACTGgatgatggaggtggatgagagggTATTACTGgatgatggaggtggatgagagggtattactggatggaggtggatgagggtaTTACTGGATGCTGGAGGTGGATGAGAGGGTATTACTGgatgatggaggtggatgagagggTATTACTGgatgatggaggtggatgagagggTATTACTGgatgatggaggtggatgagagggTATTACTGGATGCTGGAGGTGGATGAGAGGGTATTACTGgatgatggaggtggatgagagggTATTACTGGATGCTGGAGGTGGATGAGAGGGTATTACTGGATGATGGAGGTGGGTGAGAGGGATGTGTTGGTGACTTATtgtgacggaaatgaggtacaaagtCATGCAATTCACCACATCCATCACCAGAAAGAcatgaaccacgtaagaaaatcgttggtcgggtgaaactgtaaattgtccaaGAGATATAAAGGGTAATTGTGGGGattcactccgcgcctccaaaatacgatattacgcctccatgttatagttaagggatgaaatacttgtcccttaaccataatgtgaaggcggaaaaacttaaaagtaaacaaaaagtggTGAAGGTCGTGAAAAGGCATATACACgctttgttgtggtggtggcctttgggaggtgagcagtgtgcCAGTGTTGCCAatgatccggttagcgatggtacgtttagttagccattagcccacgcatgcgagaccaggtccaccacgcttttcttttctttctttttttttccaacacgcacctttacctaatactatacctgccccaaaccttcacaaaaccctttgggtgaaggtgcgtgttctaaaaaataaccacgcatggtggacctggtctcacatacgTGGTCTAATCACTAACTAAATGTACCAGCGCTAACCACACCGTTcacaacactgctcacctcccgccgccgccaccacaacaAAGCGCGCaaatgtataatatgccttttcactacctttaccactttttctttacttttaagtttttccgccttcatattatggttaagggacatgtatttcatcccttaactataacatggaggcgtaatattgtattttggaggcgcggagtgaatctccacaattaccaaaaTAACGACCTATGGAAGACAGAAGAAATTTTGATATGTAAGACACGAAAAAAGGGTAAAGGGGGGCAGAGCCCCCTTATCAGTTGTTGCATTAGGTTGTTAGTTTAATTCAGCACGTGGGAGTAGCTATGTCGCGTGGGCCAGGATGGGGGGTGTCAGTGGGGTGGTCCACTACCTGGCCGGTGATAACAGGTTGCAGCGGGGCGGTGGTGGGTGTACCCcgggcattgaaaagtcaatcatttagtgatatCCGGAAAGTGAAACTATGTCTTTAATACTTAGTTGACTTACTTAGTGTATTAGTAACGTCTGTCAGCCAGTGCCTCACAATCACAGTGATCCACCACTGCATCCGGCCCTGGTGTCCCTGTTCATGAGGATCACTTTATTCACTTCATATTTTGCCCAAATAAAATCAGTGTTTCGAGATGAGTGGGCTACCCTCTCCTCAATAATCCCTGATGAGATTGAAAGACTGGCTGTTTaggtgattggtggatgctggagaTGGAGCAAAGTGGATGAGAGATGAAATATTGTATGCTGGATTGACTATATAACTGGTGGATTATAGAATGACTGGCTACTACATGTTTGATGGATGAAAGATTAATACAAGATGCAGGAGTTACCtctgttttctcccttccccagaTGGCATCCATGTACGAGAAGGGCGACATGAAGAGCGGGATGATGGATGACGGTGCGCCCATCCACCGCATCCGCATCACACTCACCTCCAGCAACGTCAAGTCGCTGGAGAaaggtgtgtgttcgtgtgtgtgttgatatattTGTCCTAACCGTATAATTttactaccaacaccaacaccaccatcaaccaccacccctaaataccaccaccatcaccacctcacctcccccagtGTGCTCGGAGCTGGTGCGGGGAGCCAAGGACAAGCAACTCAAGGTGAAAGGCCCTGTTCGCATGCCCACCAAGACCCTGCGTATCACCACCCGTAAGACCCCTTGCGGCGAGGGCTCCAAGACGTGGGACCGCTTCCAGATGAGGATCCACAAGCGCGTCATCGACCTTCACTCCCCCTCCGAGGTTGTCAAGCAGATCACCAGCATCAGCATTGAGCCAGATGTCGATGTGGAGGTGACCATCGCTGAGTAGAGGGACCGCGAGGATAAATAAATGATGTCGCCCTTCGCTCTTTGGTTTGAATAGCACCCGAGATTTTTTTGTGTGACGGGGcggttgtttttttatttatctttttacgcTAAACAGGTCAAAGgtgaaatagaaaataatgaataaaaatggcCAACAACTCACTGCTTGTATAGAAAAAATTATGTGGCCAAAAGTGATGTCAATATCCTTCCTGTTTTTAACCGCAATTTCTAAGTCATTATTGATTACATTGTTTCTCTGGGGTatttagttacacacacacacacacacacacagcatccggTCTTTAACTTAATTTTGACCACGCAGGTAAATcttagacagaaagacagacagacagataaacggacagagagacagacaagttATTCTATtgctggatatttttttttttttacttaatttttttctggTTCATTCTCTCATAAAACAATCTCCATCTCGGCTATGGGAACTTAAATAACAAAGCCTCCCTCCTATAATCTTCCTGAATAACAAAGCCTACCTCCTATAATCTTCCTGAATAACATAATGGCTACCTTCTATAACTTTTCTTTTCACTGGTTAGCCCACTGCCTTTCACTTCCTCCATGGTGCAGTGGGTAGCGTGCCTGGCTATATATCCGCTGGCTTGGGTGGTTCGCATACAGGCCATCCAGCTGTTGATCCTCCCTTTgtggctggtggataaatgggtacctgggaatatttaaggaaggtaaactgtggtaagaGGGGTGACTGTTCTTACGTTCCACTGGCTCAAGGGCcgaaaaagtttggaaagtttcgtttagtcggcacaacagctgtggtcatatgccggagagagacagaaggggaagggacacaacccccgattaatacctggtacccattcactgttgggtggacaggggtgtagggtattggaaaagacACCCAAGTATTTCAACTCCGCCTGGGCATTGaacccgagtgtgctaaccactgcaccacgaagtcccCACTCAAGGGCcgatggaacggagatgagcgcCAAGCCTTAGCAGTCGAATGTTCCTGAGACTCTTACCTCTTCACTGCTTGCTCCTACCACTCCTTGACTCACTTACTTTTTTCATAAACTATATATTTATTCTGCCCTGTAAGAACTTGGAGACTGAAAAAATGTCATAATAGGTCAGGAAATGAACCATGAACCTTGATTGAAGACAATGAACACTGAGATTGAGTGGAAAATTAGTACCAAAAGAGAAAATTAAGCAAGTCAGACACACACCAAATCTTGAAACTGAGAAGAAAGTCAATGAATCATGATATTGAAAAAACAAAGACCATAAGAAAACTATATCGTCAGTAAATCATGAACCTTGGAGACTGAAAAATAAAAGAGTATTGACATTATACATagaaaaaacagtgaaaaagtTGCATAtcgtcagtcagttaatcatgaACCTTGGAGACTGAAAAATAAGAGTATTGACATTATACGaagaaaaaacagtgaaaaagtTGCATATCGTCAGTCAGAAAATCATGAACCTtggagactgaaaaaaaaaagagtattgacATTATACATagaaaaaacagtgaaaaagtTGCATATCGTCAGTCCGTAAATCATGAACCTtgggagactgaaaaaaaaaaactattgtcaCT
Coding sequences:
- the LOC126984560 gene encoding 40S ribosomal protein S20-like, with amino-acid sequence MASMYEKGDMKSGMMDDGAPIHRIRITLTSSNVKSLEKVCSELVRGAKDKQLKVKGPVRMPTKTLRITTRKTPCGEGSKTWDRFQMRIHKRVIDLHSPSEVVKQITSISIEPDVDVEVTIAE